The following nucleotide sequence is from bacterium.
CCCGACCTGCTGGCGGCGATGGCCGGCGACCGCGACGGTTGGCCCCTGGGCGTGATCGCCCGCGAGCCGGGTCCCGATCCCGCCGCCCTGCTCGCGGGTTTCGGCGCGCGCACCCTGTCGCTGCGCAAGGAGGCCGTCACGGCGGACGTCGCCGCGGCGGTCCACGCCGCCGGCGCCCGCCTGGCCGTCTGGACGCTCAACGACGCCGGCGCCGCGCGCGCCGCGGCCGGCGCCGGCGCCGACCTGTTGATCGGGGACGATCCCCGGTTGCTGCTCTCCACGTTCAACCACGGGACACGAACATGACGCACCGGATCCGCACGCGCCTCGCCTCGCCCGTCGTCCTCGCGCTCGCCCTCGCCGCCGCGACCGCGGCGCGGGCGGAGCCGAGCGTCCCGGCTGCCGCCGGCCACTGGGAGGGCGCCATCGTCCTGCCCGGGCAGGAACTCGGCATCAAGGTCGACCTCGCCGGCGAAGGCGGGGCCTGGTCCGGCACCATCGACATCCCGATGCAGGGGGCGACCGGCCTGCCGCTCGAGCACGTGCGGGCCGCGGGCGACTCCGTCGTGTTCGCCATCGCGAAGATCCCCGGTGCGCCGACCTTCCACGGCCTGCTCGCCGACGGCCGGCTGGCCGGCGACTTCACCCAGAACGGGATGACCTTCCCCTTCCGCCTCGGGCGCGAGGCCGCGGCGGCGCCCGAGCGTCCCCAGGAACCGCAACCGCCGTTCCCCTACCGCGCCGAAGAGGTGACCTACCGCAACGGCGACGTCGTGCTGGCCGGCACGCTGACGCTCCCGGAGGGGACGGGCCCCTTCCCGGCCGCGGTGCTGCTGACCGGCAGCGGCGCGCAGAACCGCGACGAGGAGCTGTTCGCCCACAAGCCGTTCCTGGTGCTGGCCGACCACCTGACCCGCGCCGGCGTGGCGGTGCTGCGCGCCGACGACCGCGGCGTGGGCGGCTCGACCGGCTCGGTGTCCCTCTCCACCACCGCGGACTTCGCGGACGACGCGCTGGCCGGCGTCGCGCTGCTGCGGGCGCGGCCCGACATCGCCGGCGGGTGCGTCGGCCTGATCGGTCACAGCGAGGGCGGCATCGCGGCGCCCCTGGCCGCAGCCCGCGCGCCCGAGGCCGTCGACTTCGTGGTCCTGCTCGCGGGCACGGGCGTCCCTCTGGGCGAGGTGATCCTGCGCCAGGCCGAACTGATCATGAAGGCGGGAGGGACGGACTCGCTGACGATCGCGGACGAGCTGGCGCAGACCCGCCTGGCGCTCGAACGCCTGGCCGCCGGCGCCGACAGCGCGACGATCCGCACGGACCTCGAGCAGTTCGCCCTCGCCCAGCAGGCGGCCCATCCCGAGCGGGCGAAGGAGCCGGCCGCGCTGAAGTCCGTGCTGGACGCCGCC
It contains:
- a CDS encoding alpha/beta fold hydrolase is translated as MTHRIRTRLASPVVLALALAAATAARAEPSVPAAAGHWEGAIVLPGQELGIKVDLAGEGGAWSGTIDIPMQGATGLPLEHVRAAGDSVVFAIAKIPGAPTFHGLLADGRLAGDFTQNGMTFPFRLGREAAAAPERPQEPQPPFPYRAEEVTYRNGDVVLAGTLTLPEGTGPFPAAVLLTGSGAQNRDEELFAHKPFLVLADHLTRAGVAVLRADDRGVGGSTGSVSLSTTADFADDALAGVALLRARPDIAGGCVGLIGHSEGGIAAPLAAARAPEAVDFVVLLAGTGVPLGEVILRQAELIMKAGGTDSLTIADELAQTRLALERLAAGADSATIRTDLEQFALAQQAAHPERAKEPAALKSVLDAAVSGMITPWFRYATALDPREALRRVRCPVLAINGGRDLQVDPDQNLTEIERALREGGNPDATIRRLPGLNHLLQTAATGHPGEYGQIAETMSPVALDTVRDWILARCPVR